A single window of Candidatus Methanomethylicota archaeon DNA harbors:
- the lpdA gene encoding dihydrolipoyl dehydrogenase gives MKYDVAIIGSGPGGYVCAIRLAQLGKKVVVIEEKEIGGTCLNRGCIPTKALLHIALIMKNIKNSESIGISTSIINFDFNKAKAWINNIILKLRSGISYLFKNYKIELIKGKASFSSPNELFVENHKIEAENIVIASGSCPSIIPSIKPDSRRIFTSDDIFNLEEFPKNLIILGGGVIGIEMATAFSYLGSNVTLIEMMNQILPGFPKDIVHPVESSLRKFGVNIYLDTKAENCEFHNNKVKIKLNNGNTIEGDYVLLAIGRRPNVEGLNLDNAGVKLNEKGFIKINNKMEATSGIFAIGDVIGLPFLAHKAMEEGYNVAEIIAGIRDSMPKLFIPQVVYSDPEIAIIGSCEGNKFSKFPLTALGRAYTLNKTEGFVKIIYDETYKIIGIQIVGHEASELISEASLALTHSMSLEDISKTIHPHPTLSEAILEASRLGLGKCIHYKK, from the coding sequence ATGAAGTATGATGTTGCTATAATAGGCTCTGGACCAGGTGGATATGTTTGTGCAATAAGACTTGCTCAACTTGGTAAAAAAGTTGTAGTTATTGAAGAGAAGGAAATTGGTGGTACATGTTTAAATAGAGGTTGTATACCTACAAAGGCATTACTTCATATTGCTTTAATAATGAAAAATATAAAAAATAGTGAATCAATCGGGATTTCAACTTCAATAATAAACTTTGATTTTAATAAAGCCAAGGCTTGGATAAACAATATAATTTTAAAGCTTAGATCTGGTATATCATATCTTTTTAAGAATTATAAAATAGAATTAATAAAAGGAAAAGCATCTTTTTCATCTCCTAATGAACTTTTTGTAGAAAATCATAAAATAGAGGCAGAAAACATTGTTATTGCAAGTGGATCCTGTCCTTCAATTATTCCTTCAATAAAACCAGATTCAAGAAGAATATTTACATCTGATGATATTTTTAATTTAGAAGAATTTCCAAAGAATTTAATTATATTAGGTGGAGGAGTAATAGGCATAGAAATGGCAACTGCTTTTTCATATCTAGGTTCTAATGTTACTTTAATAGAAATGATGAATCAAATACTTCCAGGTTTTCCAAAAGATATTGTTCATCCTGTAGAATCTTCATTAAGAAAATTTGGTGTAAATATTTATTTAGATACTAAAGCAGAGAATTGTGAATTTCATAATAATAAAGTAAAAATAAAATTAAATAATGGAAATACTATTGAAGGAGATTATGTTCTTTTAGCCATAGGGCGCCGTCCGAATGTTGAAGGACTTAATCTTGATAATGCTGGTGTAAAATTAAATGAAAAAGGTTTTATTAAAATTAATAATAAAATGGAGGCTACATCAGGAATTTTTGCTATTGGAGATGTAATAGGTCTTCCATTTCTTGCTCATAAAGCTATGGAAGAGGGATATAATGTGGCTGAAATAATTGCTGGTATAAGAGATTCTATGCCAAAATTATTCATTCCACAAGTAGTCTATTCTGATCCTGAAATTGCAATTATAGGTTCATGTGAAGGAAATAAATTTAGTAAATTTCCCTTAACAGCATTAGGAAGAGCTTATACTTTAAATAAAACAGAGGGATTTGTTAAAATTATATATGATGAAACTTATAAAATTATAGGAATACAAATTGTAGGTCATGAAGCATCTGAATTAATAAGTGAAGCATCTTTAGCATTAACTCATTCCATGTCTTTAGAGGATATTTCTAAAACTATCCATCCTCATCCTACTTTAAGTGAAGCTATATTAGAAGCTTCAAGACTTGGATTAGGAAAATGCATTCATTATAAGAAGTGA
- a CDS encoding biotin/lipoyl-binding protein — protein MKFKITIKGITKEVEVKPIEKNILKIILDGKEYEVEVSGIEEKISNFKEELPELGFGEIAYEEFVVKKEEVIDVRSPLPGIISAIAVKEGDRVRKGEIMLYIESMKMLNEVIAPRDGIVKEILKNVGDVVNIGDIILRIGE, from the coding sequence ATGAAGTTTAAAATAACTATTAAAGGAATTACTAAAGAAGTAGAAGTAAAGCCAATAGAGAAAAATATACTAAAAATAATACTAGATGGAAAAGAATATGAAGTAGAAGTAAGTGGAATAGAAGAAAAAATTTCAAATTTTAAAGAAGAATTGCCAGAATTAGGTTTTGGAGAAATAGCTTATGAAGAATTTGTAGTAAAAAAAGAAGAAGTTATTGATGTAAGATCCCCTCTTCCTGGTATAATATCTGCTATTGCAGTAAAAGAAGGAGATAGAGTTAGGAAAGGAGAAATAATGCTTTATATAGAGTCTATGAAAATGCTTAATGAAGTTATAGCACCAAGAGATGGAATTGTAAAAGAAATTTTAAAGAATGTAGGCGATGTAGTAAATATTGGAGATATTATATTAAGAATTGGTGAATGA
- a CDS encoding endonuclease III, with amino-acid sequence MKLSKELLEEMEKRYMKYWWKDDEELNYKEIVSDPFKNLIFTILSQNTSNNNTKRAYISLNKNYSIDPFTLSKVNEKELSQVIKPGGLHNIKSKRIIEVSKYIVEKYNGDINKVLSLPKEKIREELKKMKGIGDKTADVIMSSLFGQKEYFVVDTHMMRVAKRLGLVNEKASYNEVQRALKEFLPLEIDEEKVAGLFWLFAKYTCDKRKPKCNDCLLNYMCKYYREVLKL; translated from the coding sequence ATGAAGCTTTCAAAAGAATTATTGGAAGAAATGGAAAAAAGATACATGAAATATTGGTGGAAGGATGATGAAGAATTAAATTATAAAGAAATAGTTTCTGATCCATTTAAAAATTTAATATTTACTATATTGTCACAAAATACTTCGAATAATAATACAAAGAGAGCCTACATATCATTAAATAAAAACTACTCCATTGATCCATTTACATTAAGTAAAGTTAATGAAAAAGAATTAAGCCAAGTAATAAAACCAGGAGGTCTTCATAATATAAAATCTAAGAGAATTATTGAAGTTTCAAAATATATTGTTGAAAAGTATAATGGAGATATAAATAAAGTACTATCATTACCAAAAGAAAAAATAAGAGAAGAATTAAAGAAAATGAAGGGTATTGGAGATAAGACTGCAGATGTAATAATGAGTAGCTTATTTGGACAAAAAGAGTATTTTGTTGTTGATACTCATATGATGAGAGTTGCAAAAAGATTAGGATTAGTGAATGAAAAGGCTTCTTATAATGAAGTACAAAGAGCTTTAAAAGAATTTTTGCCATTGGAAATTGATGAAGAAAAAGTTGCAGGATTGTTTTGGCTCTTTGCAAAATATACATGTGATAAAAGAAAGCCAAAGTGTAATGATTGTTTATTAAATTATATGTGTAAATATTACAGAGAGGTTCTCAAATTGTAA
- the guaA gene encoding glutamine-hydrolyzing GMP synthase, with protein sequence MSYDSILVLDFGGQYAHLIARRIREKGVYSEILPYDITFEELKNLNPKGIILSGGPSSVLNENSPKIDKRILEMGIPILGICYGHQLIAHMAGGKISSASEYGATYVTIDKPIEILNGLSKREKVWMSHSDSVFSLPKEYEILAHSRNCPIAAFKNKYKPIYGIQWHPEVVHTKKGDIIFNNFIKICGCEAKWKMEDLVNKMIEEVKNEVGNGKAIIALSGGIDSSVAATIAAKAIGNRLTAILVDHGFMREGEVESIKKAFKDINLIVIDAKDRFLNRIKGIVDPEEKRRIIGEEFIRVFEEVAKNIGAEFLIQGTIYPDRIESGFRKHSDKIKTHHNVAGIPSSIKFKKIIEPLRDLYKDEVRKIALILGLPREIVYRQPFPGPGLAVRIVGEVTEEKLRILRKADKIVREEIEKSKIRDRLWQYFAVLTNTKSTGVKGDVRAYGYVIAIRAVESAEAMTANFAKVPYRILEKISTRITNEIPEVVRVVYDITHKPPATIEWE encoded by the coding sequence TTGAGCTATGATTCCATATTAGTACTTGATTTTGGAGGTCAATATGCTCACCTTATTGCTAGAAGAATAAGAGAAAAAGGAGTGTATTCAGAAATTCTACCTTATGATATAACTTTTGAAGAATTAAAAAATCTTAATCCAAAAGGTATAATCCTATCAGGTGGACCTAGTAGTGTATTGAATGAAAATTCACCAAAAATAGATAAAAGAATTTTAGAAATGGGGATACCGATACTTGGAATATGTTATGGTCATCAACTTATAGCTCATATGGCTGGAGGTAAAATAAGCTCTGCTAGTGAGTATGGAGCAACATATGTGACTATAGATAAGCCTATAGAAATTTTAAATGGATTAAGTAAAAGAGAAAAAGTATGGATGAGTCATAGTGACTCTGTTTTTTCATTACCAAAAGAATATGAAATTTTAGCTCATAGTAGAAATTGTCCTATTGCTGCTTTTAAAAATAAATATAAACCAATATATGGTATTCAATGGCATCCTGAAGTGGTTCATACTAAAAAAGGAGATATTATATTTAATAATTTCATAAAAATATGTGGTTGTGAAGCTAAATGGAAAATGGAAGATTTAGTAAATAAAATGATTGAAGAAGTAAAAAATGAAGTTGGAAATGGAAAAGCAATAATTGCTCTTAGTGGTGGTATAGACTCAAGTGTTGCTGCTACAATTGCTGCAAAAGCAATAGGTAATAGACTTACTGCCATACTTGTTGATCATGGCTTTATGAGAGAAGGTGAAGTAGAATCAATTAAAAAAGCTTTCAAAGATATTAATTTAATTGTTATAGATGCAAAGGATAGATTTCTTAATAGAATTAAGGGTATTGTAGATCCAGAAGAAAAAAGAAGAATTATTGGAGAAGAATTTATAAGAGTTTTTGAAGAAGTAGCAAAAAATATTGGAGCAGAATTTTTAATTCAAGGAACTATTTATCCTGATAGAATTGAGTCAGGATTTAGAAAGCATTCTGATAAAATAAAAACCCATCATAATGTTGCTGGGATTCCATCGAGTATAAAATTCAAGAAAATAATAGAACCCCTTAGAGATTTATATAAAGATGAAGTGAGGAAAATCGCACTAATACTTGGTCTTCCTAGGGAAATAGTTTATAGACAGCCTTTTCCTGGACCTGGTCTTGCTGTGAGAATTGTGGGAGAAGTTACTGAAGAAAAATTGAGGATTTTGAGAAAAGCTGATAAAATTGTGAGAGAGGAAATCGAGAAGAGCAAAATAAGGGATAGATTGTGGCAATACTTTGCAGTGTTAACAAATACAAAGAGCACAGGAGTAAAAGGAGATGTAAGAGCTTATGGCTATGTCATTGCAATAAGAGCAGTGGAGAGTGCTGAAGCCATGACTGCTAATTTTGCAAAAGTTCCATATAGAATATTGGAAAAAATATCCACAAGAATTACAAATGAAATACCAGAAGTGGTTAGGGTAGTATATGATATAACCCATAAACCACCTGCTACTATTGAATGGGAGTAA
- a CDS encoding sodium ion-translocating decarboxylase subunit beta has protein sequence MKLDFIIGLMNLNLGNIIMIFIGILLIYLGIKKEYEPLLLIPIGFGALISNIPMSGITDIGGFLYFIKHYLLETGIIPILIFIGIGALTDFGPLISNPKSFLLGGAAQLGIFIAIMCAALIGFNINEAGAIGIIGSADGPTTIYTAAKLAPHLLGPVAVSAYSYMALVPIIQPPIIKALTTKKERTVRMPPTLRTISKREKLLFPIIITIISGLLVPTATPLIGALMFGNLIKESGVTNRLARAAQNELIDISTILLGLGVGSTMKADFFLTPTTIIIVIIGAIAFSAATAGGVLMGKIFYLITKGNFNPMIGAAGVSAVPMSARVVQKIAAEEDPENFLLMHAMGPNVAGIIGSAIVAGILIGLIS, from the coding sequence ATGAAATTGGATTTCATTATTGGATTAATGAATTTAAATTTAGGAAATATTATAATGATATTCATTGGAATTTTATTAATATACTTAGGAATAAAAAAAGAATATGAGCCACTTCTTTTAATTCCCATAGGATTTGGTGCACTTATATCTAATATACCAATGAGTGGTATTACTGATATTGGAGGTTTTCTATATTTTATAAAACACTATCTTTTAGAAACTGGAATAATTCCAATATTAATATTCATTGGAATTGGAGCTTTAACAGATTTTGGTCCATTAATATCAAATCCAAAATCTTTTTTATTAGGAGGAGCTGCTCAATTAGGAATTTTTATTGCAATAATGTGTGCTGCATTAATTGGATTTAATATTAATGAAGCAGGGGCAATTGGAATTATAGGAAGTGCAGATGGTCCTACAACTATATATACTGCAGCAAAACTTGCTCCTCATTTACTAGGACCAGTAGCAGTTTCTGCATATTCATATATGGCATTAGTTCCAATAATTCAACCACCAATAATAAAAGCTTTAACAACAAAGAAAGAAAGAACTGTAAGAATGCCTCCAACATTAAGAACAATTTCTAAAAGAGAGAAACTACTTTTTCCAATAATTATCACTATTATATCAGGATTATTAGTACCAACAGCAACTCCATTAATTGGTGCCTTGATGTTTGGTAATTTAATTAAAGAAAGTGGAGTAACAAATAGACTTGCAAGAGCTGCACAAAATGAGTTAATAGATATAAGTACAATATTATTAGGTTTAGGAGTAGGAAGTACAATGAAGGCTGATTTTTTTCTAACACCTACTACAATAATTATAGTTATTATTGGAGCTATAGCTTTTTCAGCAGCTACTGCTGGTGGAGTATTAATGGGAAAGATTTTTTATTTAATAACAAAGGGCAATTTCAATCCTATGATTGGAGCTGCAGGAGTTTCTGCAGTACCAATGTCAGCAAGAGTAGTCCAAAAAATAGCTGCAGAAGAAGATCCAGAGAATTTTTTATTAATGCATGCTATGGGACCAAATGTGGCAGGAATAATAGGTTCAGCTATTGTAGCAGGAATATTAATAGGATTAATTAGTTAA
- a CDS encoding pyridoxal phosphate-dependent aminotransferase: protein MKLAKRVQRVKESGTLKAMTKAKELQAKGIKVIQLDVGEPDFPTPINVIKAAERAMENGFTHYTPSAGILELREAIANKLREENNLNVTKDNIIVTPGSKQAIFYAIMALVDEDDEVIIPTPAWPSYMEIVNLAGGKVREVPSLPDFSLNIEGIKEVINNKTKLIILNSPNNPTGYVMKKEEIKALAEIAIDSDIFVLSDEIYEKLIYEGEHISIGSIPGMEERTLTVNGFSKTYAMTGWRLGYIAAPKPIALEINKIQQHSASCVTSFVQIAGIEALKPETPIKPMIEEFKRRRDYICNALEKIPWFKVNKPSGAFYIFPDISTSGMNSDEFCDMLLEKLGISTTPGSAFGGYNKNIRISYATSIENLREAVSRMEKLLR from the coding sequence TTGAAGCTAGCAAAGAGAGTGCAAAGAGTTAAAGAATCTGGAACTTTAAAAGCAATGACTAAAGCAAAGGAATTACAAGCAAAAGGAATAAAAGTTATACAACTTGATGTAGGTGAACCTGATTTTCCAACTCCGATCAATGTAATCAAAGCTGCAGAAAGGGCTATGGAAAATGGTTTTACTCACTATACCCCCAGCGCTGGAATCTTGGAATTAAGAGAAGCTATTGCTAATAAATTAAGAGAAGAAAATAATCTTAATGTAACTAAAGATAATATTATTGTAACACCAGGCTCAAAACAAGCTATATTTTATGCAATTATGGCTTTAGTTGATGAAGATGATGAAGTAATAATTCCAACACCAGCTTGGCCATCTTATATGGAAATTGTTAATTTAGCAGGTGGAAAAGTAAGAGAAGTTCCTTCTCTTCCAGATTTTTCTTTAAATATTGAGGGTATTAAAGAAGTAATAAATAATAAAACTAAGCTTATTATTTTAAATTCACCAAATAATCCAACTGGTTATGTAATGAAAAAAGAAGAAATAAAAGCATTAGCTGAAATTGCCATAGACTCAGATATTTTTGTACTTTCAGATGAAATTTATGAAAAATTAATATATGAAGGTGAGCATATTAGCATAGGATCAATTCCTGGTATGGAAGAAAGAACATTAACTGTTAATGGCTTTTCTAAAACATACGCTATGACTGGTTGGAGACTTGGTTATATAGCTGCTCCTAAGCCAATAGCTTTAGAAATAAATAAAATTCAACAACATTCTGCTAGTTGTGTTACTTCATTTGTTCAAATTGCAGGAATTGAAGCTCTTAAACCAGAAACTCCAATAAAGCCAATGATTGAAGAATTTAAGAGAAGAAGAGATTATATTTGTAATGCTTTAGAAAAAATTCCATGGTTTAAAGTTAATAAACCATCAGGAGCATTTTACATATTTCCAGACATATCTACAAGTGGAATGAATTCAGATGAATTTTGTGATATGCTTTTAGAGAAATTAGGTATTAGTACAACTCCAGGTAGTGCATTTGGTGGTTATAATAAAAATATAAGAATTTCCTATGCTACTTCTATTGAAAATTTAAGAGAAGCTGTATCAAGGATGGAAAAATTATTAAGGTGA
- a CDS encoding DUF429 domain-containing protein gives MMIFLGIDLAASPKRPTGFCILKELECITGIVKTDEEILNLANINPKIIAIDSPLSFSLNNKPFRICDLEARRKGFFVLPLNIISMKKLTIRGIKLKKEFNKMGFQVIEVFPTGAFLALNIIPPKKDIKKAIKGLRELGLIFSNEKTIHELDAMISAYVAYKYYKGEVEVLGNNEEGTIIIPKK, from the coding sequence ATGATGATATTTCTTGGTATTGATTTAGCAGCTTCTCCAAAAAGACCTACTGGTTTTTGTATTTTGAAAGAATTAGAATGTATTACTGGAATTGTAAAAACTGATGAAGAAATTCTCAATTTGGCTAATATTAATCCTAAAATTATTGCTATAGATTCTCCTCTATCTTTTTCCTTAAATAATAAACCTTTTAGAATATGTGATTTAGAAGCTAGGAGAAAAGGATTTTTTGTATTACCATTAAATATTATATCTATGAAAAAATTAACAATAAGAGGAATTAAATTGAAAAAAGAGTTTAATAAAATGGGTTTTCAAGTAATAGAGGTTTTTCCTACTGGGGCTTTTTTAGCTTTAAATATAATTCCTCCAAAGAAAGATATTAAAAAAGCAATTAAAGGATTAAGAGAATTGGGATTAATTTTTTCTAATGAAAAAACAATACATGAATTAGATGCTATGATTTCAGCTTATGTTGCTTATAAATATTATAAAGGAGAAGTAGAAGTATTAGGAAATAATGAAGAGGGTACGATTATTATTCCAAAAAAGTAA
- a CDS encoding Rieske (2Fe-2S) protein, with the protein MIKLCNISDLKIGEKKKFKINENEILLIRLEDGFYAIDNKCPHAGCRLSYYGKIFEGKRIVCTCHGAIFSLINGNVLEGPTKNSLKLYKIKIINEEVFLQAQESPP; encoded by the coding sequence ATGATTAAATTATGTAATATAAGTGATTTAAAAATAGGAGAGAAAAAGAAATTCAAAATAAATGAGAATGAAATTTTACTCATAAGATTAGAAGATGGATTTTATGCTATTGATAATAAATGTCCTCATGCTGGTTGTAGACTTTCATATTATGGAAAAATATTTGAAGGAAAAAGAATAGTATGTACTTGTCATGGTGCTATATTTAGTTTAATTAATGGAAATGTATTAGAAGGTCCTACTAAAAATTCATTAAAATTGTATAAAATAAAAATTATTAATGAAGAAGTATTCCTTCAAGCTCAGGAAAGCCCGCCGTGA